Proteins found in one Acidobacteriota bacterium genomic segment:
- the hemW gene encoding radical SAM family heme chaperone HemW, whose protein sequence is MTQLNKEPQEPQHQDFENPEPGTRNPEPGIYLHLPFCHSKCTYCGFVTRSFDDDLSQQYLAAIEQEIRAFPPSEIMVNGKRPVIDTIYLGGGTPSILAPEAIGRLLDACRERFDVTQQAEITIEVNPGDTQLERLTGFRQCGINRASLGVQSFLDHQLRATGRDHTAEQSRAAVAALRAAGFDNLSLDLIAGLPNQTMAEWKYNLHEALALNPEHLSLYLLEVKEGTKLADQILSGKLPTPDDDLAAEMYEALLDILERNGFEAYEISNFARSKTLRSHHNLKYWTDIPFFGFGVGAHSYDGDERYHNPSSIHDYLQLMSTQGMAVVGRTARTPEEKFYEALMMGLRLREGVELSWLASRYEMTLSQAFMRELERLLEAEVVEFQNGVLRLTRRGVLVSNEVFVALMPE, encoded by the coding sequence ATGACTCAACTCAATAAAGAACCTCAGGAACCTCAACACCAAGATTTCGAAAACCCGGAACCTGGAACCCGGAACCCAGAACCCGGAATTTACCTCCACCTGCCGTTTTGTCACTCAAAGTGTACCTATTGCGGATTTGTCACCCGTAGTTTTGACGATGACTTATCCCAACAGTATCTGGCGGCAATAGAACAGGAAATTCGAGCGTTTCCTCCATCAGAGATAATGGTCAATGGGAAACGACCCGTGATTGATACCATTTATTTGGGTGGCGGGACACCTTCAATTCTCGCGCCGGAGGCAATTGGTCGGTTGCTTGATGCCTGTCGAGAGCGCTTTGACGTTACTCAGCAAGCTGAAATTACCATTGAGGTCAATCCCGGAGATACCCAACTGGAGCGACTGACCGGGTTTCGACAGTGTGGCATCAACCGGGCGAGCCTTGGCGTGCAGTCGTTTCTCGATCATCAGCTTCGGGCCACCGGGCGTGATCATACTGCCGAGCAGTCACGAGCAGCGGTGGCGGCTTTACGGGCTGCCGGGTTTGACAACCTGAGTCTGGATTTAATCGCGGGCCTCCCGAATCAAACCATGGCTGAATGGAAATATAATTTACACGAAGCACTCGCTCTCAACCCTGAGCACCTGTCGCTGTATCTGCTTGAAGTCAAAGAAGGCACCAAGCTGGCCGACCAGATTTTGAGTGGGAAACTTCCGACGCCGGATGATGATCTGGCTGCTGAGATGTATGAAGCCCTGCTGGATATACTCGAACGCAATGGCTTTGAAGCGTATGAAATTTCAAATTTTGCCCGGTCCAAAACCCTGCGATCACACCATAACCTGAAATATTGGACTGACATACCGTTTTTCGGATTTGGTGTCGGAGCGCATTCCTACGACGGAGATGAGCGATACCACAACCCATCTTCGATCCATGACTATCTTCAGTTGATGTCAACCCAGGGCATGGCCGTGGTGGGGCGAACTGCACGGACCCCGGAAGAAAAATTTTATGAAGCCTTAATGATGGGGTTGCGCTTGCGCGAGGGCGTCGAGTTGTCATGGCTGGCCAGCCGGTATGAAATGACCCTCAGCCAGGCTTTTATGCGTGAACTCGAACGCCTTTTGGAAGCTGAAGTGGTTGAATTTCAAAATGGAGTCCTTCGGCTCACCCGACGTGGTGTTTTGGTCTCAAATGAAGTTTTCGTCGCGCTGATGCCTGAATAA
- a CDS encoding dual specificity protein phosphatase family protein produces the protein MKFRVLLNLSLLAGSLVIVLAETTLAQQPPVLTSNVKKSASISITTATSNHQTEQILSSEIDHFYKVTDRLYRGGQPSDKGFEELKKLGITHIISLRSDSDDVNILDDEKLTFEHIPVSVNPFKKPKEADVVQFLKAVTAASKQSVFVHCRQGVDRTGLMIAAYRIVIDDWSREDAITEMNRIGSHWYYRRFESYLRKLDIEKIKKQINQ, from the coding sequence ATGAAATTTCGGGTGCTTTTGAATTTGAGCCTTCTGGCTGGAAGCCTGGTGATAGTTTTGGCGGAGACAACACTCGCCCAACAACCACCAGTCCTGACATCAAATGTCAAAAAATCGGCTTCGATTTCCATCACAACGGCAACGAGCAATCACCAGACAGAGCAAATCCTTAGTTCGGAGATAGATCATTTCTACAAAGTTACCGACAGGCTGTATCGAGGCGGTCAACCGTCAGACAAAGGGTTTGAAGAACTCAAAAAGCTGGGCATCACCCATATCATCAGCCTCCGCTCTGACAGCGATGACGTCAACATACTGGATGATGAAAAACTGACCTTCGAACACATTCCGGTCAGCGTGAATCCATTCAAAAAACCCAAAGAAGCGGACGTCGTTCAGTTTCTGAAAGCCGTGACGGCGGCTTCAAAACAGTCAGTGTTTGTCCATTGCCGGCAAGGAGTTGACCGAACCGGACTCATGATTGCGGCCTATCGAATTGTCATTGATGACTGGAGTCGGGAAGACGCGATTACCGAAATGAACCGTATCGGCTCGCACTGGTATTATCGGCGGTTTGAATCCTACCTGCGCAAACTCGACATCGAAAAAATCAAAAAACAGATCAATCAATGA
- a CDS encoding peptidoglycan-binding protein yields MKIVNPLSLIKTCLLMCAFMVTLVTSTAPVKAAIVQDNQPTAVSKTVAAPATKERKANPNTQYGKAQQLLKGAGLYRGEVTGYKNDETVEALKAYQQQNNLKVTGTLSKETKDKMGIVAGTSKSVK; encoded by the coding sequence ATGAAAATCGTTAACCCACTCTCATTGATCAAAACCTGCTTGCTGATGTGCGCTTTTATGGTGACGCTGGTCACCAGCACCGCTCCGGTGAAAGCGGCGATTGTGCAAGATAACCAGCCGACGGCTGTTTCAAAAACAGTGGCGGCGCCGGCCACCAAAGAACGAAAAGCCAATCCCAACACCCAGTATGGAAAAGCCCAGCAACTTTTAAAAGGTGCTGGATTGTACCGGGGTGAAGTGACTGGCTACAAAAACGACGAAACAGTTGAGGCGTTAAAAGCCTATCAACAGCAAAATAATCTGAAAGTCACCGGGACGCTGAGCAAAGAGACCAAAGACAAAATGGGGATCGTTGCCGGCACCAGCAAATCTGTAAAGTAA
- a CDS encoding prepilin-type N-terminal cleavage/methylation domain-containing protein has protein sequence MKQIQLIQLKKQRVNQKGLTLIELLMVIAIIGIVASLSVAALQRAFGSAYEARAIANVRSIVTAQFEFNATRGRFGTFPQLMSENGNLSDQFQRYIGGAGASEVVSDGRFDYSFRFDRGATGFTLDADPKPEYARRFRRFRFRIRQTVRGQFGVILASPPSVESPPDSSYKPIGN, from the coding sequence ATGAAGCAAATTCAATTGATTCAATTGAAAAAACAACGTGTCAATCAGAAAGGTTTAACTTTAATTGAGCTATTAATGGTGATTGCCATCATCGGGATTGTGGCATCACTGAGCGTAGCTGCCCTTCAAAGAGCATTTGGCAGTGCCTATGAGGCGCGGGCGATTGCCAATGTGCGCTCAATTGTGACCGCCCAGTTTGAATTCAACGCCACTCGTGGTCGGTTTGGCACCTTTCCTCAGCTTATGAGCGAAAATGGTAATCTGAGTGATCAATTTCAACGCTACATTGGCGGTGCGGGTGCCAGTGAGGTCGTGAGTGATGGACGCTTTGACTACAGTTTTCGCTTTGACCGGGGCGCCACCGGTTTTACGCTCGATGCTGACCCCAAGCCCGAATATGCCCGGCGATTTCGGCGCTTCCGGTTTCGTATTCGCCAAACCGTCCGGGGGCAGTTTGGGGTAATTCTGGCCAGTCCTCCGTCTGTCGAATCCCCACCCGATAGCAGCTACAAACCCATCGGCAACTGA
- a CDS encoding flippase-like domain-containing protein, with amino-acid sequence MSKFHVRWILKWVVMAGLLYFLLRKVRIQPLIEALHRANPSLLAIAVVVGVAMVVVRVYKWQALLHRLPETVTPHPISFRQAWVSVLGGLAFGLITPARAGELGRIAFLPPATRTLAGGLFIVDRSIDLVTILMLALAGSAGVLTLGWQIVMGTALFFLVVGVLLWPIVLPWILGWMPLPVKLCRILSELVTGLEPIRLRDLGWNLCLGCVLMVLDVISLYVLVATFEPVSFKAVAFAFPLILLTNLVPITPGGIGVRESASVFLFRQFGVSEAAAIYSALLLYILNSLLPGLWGITYVRKLGAVSSAADSTPLEKTSEATLS; translated from the coding sequence ATGTCCAAATTTCATGTGAGGTGGATTCTTAAGTGGGTTGTGATGGCTGGGTTGCTCTATTTTCTGCTTCGAAAAGTGCGGATTCAACCTCTGATCGAAGCCTTACACCGGGCGAACCCTTCCCTGTTGGCAATTGCGGTGGTGGTCGGGGTCGCCATGGTCGTGGTCCGGGTTTACAAGTGGCAGGCGTTATTGCACCGACTGCCAGAAACGGTTACCCCGCACCCGATTTCATTTCGACAGGCGTGGGTATCGGTGTTGGGCGGGTTGGCCTTTGGGCTCATTACTCCGGCCAGAGCAGGTGAACTGGGCCGAATTGCCTTTCTGCCACCAGCGACTCGAACCCTGGCGGGCGGGTTATTTATCGTGGACCGATCCATTGATCTGGTAACCATTCTAATGCTGGCCCTGGCCGGCTCAGCCGGAGTCCTCACCCTTGGGTGGCAAATCGTGATGGGGACAGCCTTGTTTTTCCTCGTGGTTGGTGTGCTCCTCTGGCCGATTGTGCTGCCCTGGATTTTGGGCTGGATGCCCCTTCCAGTCAAACTTTGTCGAATCCTGTCAGAACTGGTGACGGGACTTGAGCCCATCAGACTCCGTGACCTGGGGTGGAATTTGTGTCTCGGCTGTGTGCTGATGGTACTGGATGTCATTTCGCTCTATGTGCTGGTGGCCACGTTTGAACCGGTCAGTTTCAAAGCCGTCGCCTTTGCTTTCCCATTGATTTTATTGACCAACCTGGTCCCTATCACGCCAGGGGGCATCGGAGTTCGGGAAAGTGCCTCGGTGTTTCTCTTCCGGCAGTTTGGCGTCAGCGAGGCTGCAGCTATTTACTCGGCGTTGTTATTATATATTTTGAATTCGCTCCTGCCTGGGTTGTGGGGCATTACCTATGTCCGAAAATTGGGAGCCGTTTCATCAGCAGCCGATTCCACTCCGTTAGAAAAAACCAGTGAGGCCACATTGTCATGA
- a CDS encoding carboxypeptidase regulatory-like domain-containing protein: MKAKVWSFTHSLILAIGLILIASQVTVFAQSATGGIRGLVTDESGAVLAGAEIKLKGVDTGAEASTTTSGDGLFRLPALTPGLYNVTVVAAGFKRGEFTSVAIKLGTDITLNVTLQPGGADEIVEVSASDNVVLQRDVSQLSTNFESRKITDLPINTAGGGVDSIAYLTPGVVNPADAGFTNTNGGGGISSNGGRSRSNNFSIDGQDNNDISVAGPSFFVDNADLVQEFQIITNNFSAEYGQSSGAVVNIVSKGGTNEFHGTLSYFFRDRKNLDSLTNIERRQGLKDPPARVTNTFGATFGGPIVKDKLLFFASYQGIRQTESSLSQSTASGLTPTPAGLQTLLGIADSNIAGVIRAAAPFNISNGNPTIRPDIATRLIPVTVGGRTAQVEFGAISRQINQPFEENFGSIRLDWNKSEKLRIFGRYFYSKQESANATGNFQNGFFGDVPARTQQAGGTIVYQLSPNAVNETRINYSRIRVFFGGGGNSTIPSASDAGSAVAFFNLPAGFLDWGVATNLPQGRINDNYQVLNNFSYIAGKHSLKMGLDLKRRLTDSFFLPLQNGQFNFTNFNNFSSNVVASGNIAFGENVVNFPEFDQFYYFQDDWRIRENLTLNLGVRYENSGQPINVLNDITTERESNPETALFRLDVPLEDRIVRRIETDKNNFAPRLGFAYSPRFWKKIFGDSNTVFRGGYGIAYDLAFYNILLNVQTSTPTVFLVSVPGGAGIVPADPTGTSVRGALQRLAPLRTLDPRLLNRTNVAQDFHAPYTQQYSFGMQRQFGTKTVAEVRYVGTTSIGQFQSVNANPRIDALARDFPGFLPSGVRPSPNGRLIAGNGLLRTRINGATSTYHSLQTRLDTQAIKDLNLGISYTYSKQLDNASEIFGTFAGGATTAFAQDPFNTTGSEKSFGAFDFRNVLALNFLYDIPFFREQRGVVGKLLGGFQLSGTYQALPGQRYTPVQFFFGSPYNDGGFTAAFNGAAESLRPFYGNPNAPVGTVAIDQQTATDVFGFTSTSPTGYFLLNAFNQNGAEVPVSVNDVRFIANTGATARMFGSPYGNVARNSEKGDRTSIGNFAIFKTTNVTERMKLQFRAEFFNVFNTPNRGVPDPFIDDAGTTFADINENGGGRRTIQFGLKLIF; this comes from the coding sequence ATGAAAGCAAAGGTTTGGTCTTTTACTCACTCCTTGATTCTCGCCATCGGGCTGATTTTGATCGCAAGCCAGGTAACGGTTTTCGCTCAGTCAGCAACGGGTGGAATTCGGGGACTTGTGACTGATGAAAGCGGTGCCGTGCTCGCCGGCGCCGAAATCAAACTCAAAGGTGTAGATACGGGTGCTGAAGCATCAACCACCACGTCTGGTGATGGATTGTTTCGCCTTCCGGCTCTGACACCAGGGTTGTATAACGTCACGGTCGTTGCCGCAGGCTTCAAGCGTGGCGAATTTACCTCGGTTGCGATTAAACTGGGGACTGACATTACCTTAAATGTCACGCTTCAACCGGGCGGCGCTGATGAAATTGTCGAAGTTTCCGCCAGTGACAACGTTGTGTTACAGCGTGATGTCTCGCAGCTTTCCACCAATTTTGAATCGCGCAAAATCACGGATTTGCCGATCAACACGGCTGGCGGTGGTGTGGACAGCATTGCCTACCTGACACCCGGTGTCGTCAACCCGGCGGATGCTGGTTTTACCAACACCAATGGCGGCGGCGGGATTTCGTCCAACGGTGGACGTTCGCGCTCCAACAACTTCAGCATTGATGGTCAGGACAACAATGACATTTCGGTGGCTGGTCCATCATTCTTTGTGGACAACGCCGACCTGGTTCAGGAATTCCAGATCATTACCAACAACTTCTCCGCTGAATATGGCCAGTCGTCAGGCGCGGTCGTGAATATCGTGTCCAAAGGTGGCACCAATGAATTTCACGGAACACTGTCATATTTCTTCCGTGACCGGAAGAATCTGGATTCGTTGACCAACATTGAACGTCGCCAGGGATTGAAAGATCCGCCAGCCCGGGTCACCAATACCTTTGGCGCCACGTTTGGCGGACCGATTGTCAAAGACAAATTGTTGTTTTTTGCCAGTTATCAGGGGATTCGGCAAACGGAATCGTCCTTGTCACAGTCCACGGCTTCGGGGTTGACCCCAACACCCGCCGGTTTGCAAACCCTGTTGGGAATTGCTGATTCCAACATTGCCGGTGTGATTCGAGCGGCGGCGCCGTTCAACATTTCAAACGGCAACCCGACCATTCGGCCTGACATCGCCACCCGGTTGATTCCGGTGACGGTGGGTGGTCGCACGGCTCAGGTTGAATTCGGTGCGATTTCGCGCCAGATCAATCAGCCATTTGAAGAAAACTTTGGTTCCATCCGCCTGGATTGGAACAAGAGCGAAAAACTGCGCATTTTTGGCCGCTATTTCTACTCCAAACAGGAAAGCGCCAATGCGACTGGAAACTTCCAGAACGGGTTCTTCGGAGATGTCCCGGCCCGCACCCAGCAGGCCGGTGGCACGATTGTGTACCAGCTTTCACCCAATGCGGTGAATGAAACCCGAATCAACTACAGCCGCATCCGCGTGTTCTTTGGCGGTGGTGGAAACAGCACGATTCCGTCAGCCAGCGATGCCGGGTCGGCGGTGGCCTTCTTTAACCTGCCGGCTGGTTTTCTGGATTGGGGCGTGGCGACCAACCTGCCCCAGGGCCGTATCAATGACAACTATCAGGTGTTAAACAATTTCTCCTACATCGCCGGGAAGCACTCGCTCAAGATGGGGCTTGATCTCAAGCGCCGCTTGACCGATTCTTTCTTCCTGCCGCTGCAGAACGGTCAGTTCAACTTCACCAATTTCAATAACTTCTCCAGCAACGTCGTTGCCTCAGGGAACATTGCATTTGGTGAAAACGTGGTGAACTTCCCGGAATTCGACCAATTCTACTATTTCCAGGATGACTGGCGGATTCGTGAAAACCTGACCCTCAACCTCGGCGTGCGCTATGAAAATAGCGGCCAGCCAATCAACGTGCTCAATGATATTACCACTGAACGTGAATCAAATCCGGAAACGGCATTGTTCCGGTTGGATGTGCCGCTTGAAGATCGCATCGTGCGCCGCATTGAAACCGACAAAAACAACTTTGCTCCTCGGCTTGGGTTTGCCTACTCCCCACGGTTCTGGAAAAAGATTTTTGGCGATAGCAACACGGTGTTCCGTGGCGGATACGGGATTGCCTATGATTTGGCGTTCTACAACATCTTGTTGAACGTGCAGACCTCAACCCCAACTGTCTTTTTGGTGAGCGTCCCCGGTGGCGCCGGAATCGTTCCGGCTGACCCAACTGGAACCTCGGTTCGTGGTGCTTTACAGCGCCTGGCGCCACTCCGCACCCTGGATCCGCGCCTGTTGAACCGCACTAATGTCGCTCAAGACTTCCATGCTCCATATACCCAGCAGTATTCCTTCGGGATGCAGCGCCAGTTTGGCACCAAGACCGTGGCTGAAGTCCGCTATGTCGGAACGACGTCAATCGGACAGTTCCAATCCGTCAATGCCAACCCGCGCATTGATGCTCTGGCACGTGATTTTCCGGGCTTCCTGCCATCAGGTGTCCGGCCATCCCCCAATGGTCGGCTGATTGCCGGTAATGGATTGCTCCGCACGCGTATCAATGGTGCGACCTCAACCTACCACTCACTGCAAACGCGATTGGATACGCAGGCGATCAAAGATTTGAACCTGGGTATTTCCTATACCTACTCTAAACAACTCGACAACGCGTCTGAAATTTTCGGAACGTTTGCTGGTGGTGCAACAACTGCTTTTGCCCAGGATCCATTTAATACAACTGGTAGTGAAAAGTCATTTGGGGCGTTTGATTTCCGCAATGTACTGGCGTTGAACTTCCTGTATGACATTCCATTTTTCCGCGAACAGCGTGGCGTCGTAGGCAAATTGCTGGGTGGTTTCCAGCTTTCTGGAACGTACCAGGCGCTACCCGGCCAGCGGTACACCCCAGTTCAGTTCTTCTTCGGCAGCCCATACAACGATGGTGGATTTACGGCGGCATTCAACGGTGCGGCTGAATCGCTGCGTCCGTTCTATGGCAACCCGAATGCACCTGTTGGAACAGTGGCGATTGACCAGCAGACCGCCACGGATGTGTTTGGCTTTACCTCAACCTCGCCAACCGGTTACTTCCTGCTCAATGCCTTCAACCAGAACGGCGCTGAGGTTCCAGTCAGCGTCAACGATGTGCGGTTCATTGCCAACACCGGTGCCACGGCCCGGATGTTTGGTTCACCATATGGCAATGTGGCGCGCAACTCAGAAAAGGGTGACCGGACTTCAATCGGAAACTTTGCGATCTTTAAGACCACCAATGTGACCGAACGCATGAAGCTGCAGTTCCGGGCTGAATTCTTTAACGTGTTTAACACCCCGAACCGGGGCGTGCCGGATCCATTCATTGATGATGCGGGAACAACCTTTGCTGATATCAATGAAAACGGTGGTGGACGCCGGACGATCCAGTTTGGTCTGAAGTTGATCTTCTAA
- a CDS encoding DnaJ domain-containing protein: MSYRLEQTSFPKILCECHKQRLSGTLSINHNSINKSVYFEDGATVYASSDIISERFGERLRLSGKLSPEQFDEAILCMHLSQHQLGECLIDLGFLQEAEVKTLLTEQVTQIIFSLFTWQEGQYDFKPGRIEIKGFRLAMPTAEIIFEGIRQLPDQQLLRRWLGDFNRKVVPASDPYMLFQTVSLKPHEAYVISRMDAPLSINELLAISGIPEEQLLRTICALKMAGIVESLEGDTRPQLFTNSVAESMQSPSDAQFQSVDAAAAAQLCFEVTEVVRQIEQNADHYQVLGVNRRATPEEIKKAYRERAKKYHPDRHSQLAAFDFQIKSELERVFIRVQEAYGTLGDETKRRKYDAAVRFPTAPTAPPSSGVSTAAPRPPMTPPVSTTAPRPPMTPPPGSRPTSTFTPTPTNQPLRPAPPPSGPNAPYPPASPYQTPAPYQPAPSASTYPPPARPPAPPAGTYPPAPPAGQRPATPPGQPQYNTPLSVQPPPAGQRPATPPGQPQYNTPKPFQSPPSGPNPVPPAAPSSTYPPPSSTYPPQARQPSGNYPLPASTYPPQSRQPSGNYPPAGRATPSTGTPNPLPPLQTSGISANLSASEYYMRCIEYLGNNDLEKAYQAIRRSVEMRPKNSEYHAQLARVLMKMQGRNKQAEKEYLVAIELDLENPDLPDLYVELSDLYRKFGMELKANEMLGKALEINPDHYEAKEKAEKHAPPPEPTWKKASGRFGSLVGKVFNKGDKGGS; the protein is encoded by the coding sequence ATGTCTTACAGACTGGAGCAAACGTCTTTCCCGAAGATTCTGTGTGAATGCCATAAACAGCGGCTCAGCGGAACTCTGTCAATTAACCATAATTCCATCAACAAATCGGTTTACTTTGAGGATGGCGCCACGGTCTATGCCAGTAGCGACATTATCAGTGAGCGGTTTGGCGAACGGTTGCGCCTGTCCGGAAAGCTTTCTCCGGAACAGTTTGATGAGGCCATCCTGTGCATGCACCTGAGCCAACACCAGCTTGGTGAATGTCTCATTGACCTTGGCTTTCTGCAGGAGGCCGAGGTGAAAACCCTGCTGACCGAACAAGTGACCCAAATCATCTTTTCGCTCTTTACCTGGCAGGAAGGGCAATATGACTTCAAGCCTGGCCGAATTGAGATCAAAGGGTTTCGCCTGGCAATGCCAACAGCGGAAATTATTTTTGAGGGCATCCGCCAGCTTCCGGATCAGCAACTGCTTCGACGCTGGTTGGGGGATTTTAATCGCAAGGTTGTCCCGGCATCTGATCCCTACATGCTCTTTCAAACCGTTTCGCTCAAACCTCACGAGGCTTATGTCATTTCACGCATGGACGCCCCGTTGAGTATCAATGAGCTTCTGGCAATTTCGGGAATTCCTGAAGAGCAACTGTTGCGAACAATTTGTGCCTTGAAAATGGCGGGGATTGTGGAAAGCCTGGAAGGTGATACTCGACCACAACTATTTACAAATTCCGTGGCCGAAAGCATGCAGTCACCATCGGATGCCCAGTTCCAGAGCGTTGATGCCGCCGCTGCCGCTCAGTTGTGCTTTGAAGTGACCGAAGTGGTCCGGCAAATCGAACAAAATGCCGATCACTATCAGGTGCTTGGCGTCAACCGTCGAGCCACCCCAGAAGAAATCAAAAAGGCGTATCGTGAGCGGGCCAAGAAGTATCATCCAGATCGTCATTCACAACTGGCCGCCTTCGATTTTCAAATAAAATCAGAGCTGGAACGAGTGTTTATTCGGGTGCAAGAAGCCTATGGCACGTTAGGTGATGAAACCAAGCGCCGCAAATATGATGCCGCTGTGCGCTTTCCAACGGCGCCCACGGCGCCACCTTCCTCGGGTGTCTCGACAGCGGCGCCACGACCACCAATGACGCCCCCGGTGTCCACCACGGCGCCACGACCACCAATGACGCCACCTCCAGGGAGTCGCCCTACCTCGACCTTTACGCCAACACCAACAAATCAGCCGTTGCGTCCAGCACCACCGCCGTCTGGGCCAAATGCGCCATATCCACCTGCCAGTCCGTACCAAACTCCAGCACCCTATCAGCCTGCTCCATCGGCATCAACCTATCCGCCGCCAGCCAGACCACCAGCACCGCCGGCAGGGACATATCCACCAGCCCCCCCAGCCGGGCAACGACCAGCAACTCCGCCGGGGCAGCCCCAGTACAATACCCCGCTCTCGGTTCAACCGCCGCCAGCCGGGCAACGACCAGCAACTCCACCAGGGCAACCCCAGTACAACACACCAAAGCCGTTTCAATCTCCTCCTTCAGGGCCAAACCCGGTACCGCCAGCGGCACCTTCGTCAACCTATCCACCTCCGTCTTCGACGTATCCACCCCAAGCCCGTCAGCCGAGTGGAAACTATCCACTTCCAGCTTCGACATATCCACCACAATCCCGTCAGCCGAGTGGAAACTATCCACCAGCCGGAAGAGCAACCCCATCCACTGGTACTCCCAATCCGTTACCACCATTGCAAACAAGCGGAATTAGCGCAAATTTAAGCGCTTCAGAATATTACATGCGGTGTATTGAATATTTAGGGAATAACGATCTTGAGAAAGCCTATCAGGCCATCCGGCGGTCGGTTGAAATGCGCCCGAAGAATTCTGAGTACCATGCCCAACTGGCTCGGGTCCTGATGAAGATGCAGGGACGCAATAAACAGGCCGAAAAAGAATATTTGGTCGCCATTGAGCTGGATTTGGAAAACCCTGACTTGCCGGATTTATATGTCGAACTTTCGGACCTCTATCGCAAATTCGGCATGGAACTCAAGGCAAATGAAATGCTCGGTAAGGCACTGGAAATTAACCCTGACCACTATGAAGCGAAGGAAAAAGCTGAAAAACACGCGCCACCGCCAGAGCCGACCTGGAAAAAAGCCAGTGGTCGGTTTGGCTCACTGGTTGGGAAAGTTTTTAACAAAGGTGATAAAGGGGGGAGTTAA
- a CDS encoding SDR family NAD(P)-dependent oxidoreductase has product MNLMGKTVLITGGARRLGRAMALELAAQGANIALHFRSFPEEAFATLNQIEHCGVQAAAFQANLLQSEELADMVAQVYRTFGQVDVLINNAAVFDRKPFFELTEADWDHTLDTNLKIPFLCSRLVGEKMLGQGAGKIINLACVGGVRPWANFIPYSVSKAGLIMLTEALALALAPLIQVNAIAPGRIEFPGQPLPDLPSFPSGQPQDITRAVRYLIESDYVTGETLLVDGGRHLR; this is encoded by the coding sequence ATGAATTTGATGGGGAAAACAGTGCTCATCACCGGCGGGGCCCGCCGCCTGGGTCGGGCAATGGCGCTCGAACTGGCCGCACAGGGCGCCAATATTGCCCTGCATTTCCGCTCCTTTCCAGAAGAAGCCTTTGCAACCCTCAATCAGATAGAGCACTGCGGCGTACAGGCCGCCGCCTTTCAAGCCAATCTGCTTCAATCTGAAGAACTTGCCGATATGGTCGCCCAGGTGTATCGAACCTTTGGCCAGGTGGATGTCTTGATCAATAATGCCGCCGTGTTTGACCGCAAACCGTTTTTTGAACTCACTGAAGCCGATTGGGATCATACCCTCGACACAAATTTGAAAATTCCATTTTTGTGTTCCCGGCTGGTCGGAGAAAAAATGCTCGGGCAAGGGGCTGGAAAAATTATCAACCTGGCCTGCGTGGGCGGGGTGCGTCCCTGGGCAAACTTTATCCCGTATTCGGTCTCCAAAGCAGGACTGATTATGTTGACCGAAGCCCTGGCGCTGGCCCTGGCGCCGCTGATCCAGGTCAATGCCATTGCTCCAGGAAGAATCGAATTTCCCGGCCAGCCATTACCTGATTTACCATCTTTCCCGAGCGGCCAACCTCAGGACATCACCCGTGCCGTGCGCTACCTGATTGAATCTGACTACGTTACCGGTGAAACACTTTTGGTGGATGGTGGTCGTCATTTAAGATGA